The Bacteroidales bacterium genome includes a window with the following:
- a CDS encoding sulfurtransferase, which translates to MKRIGKYIGLLLLMLMASGATAQFDIISAKDAVKLVDDNNVIIISTRKAEDYAKVHLQNAINLEMKSLYVEGPIEGLLKSAAEMAKIFGQNGVDPSKTIIIYDNGKYVYATYMYWILDYLGYTNVKVLDGHMTGWRAARGPVTKTPSSKSAITVTPKLRTGIFCDYNYVKGKLNNAGTMIVDVSSEKEFGEGHIPGAISMENKLFFNEESSTLNSKEAIEKVLADHKIDKNKEIILYCASSARTGTVYLAMKGLGYKNMKIYEGGYNEYKTN; encoded by the coding sequence ATGAAAAGAATAGGCAAATATATAGGACTATTGTTGCTGATGCTGATGGCTTCCGGTGCCACAGCCCAATTTGATATTATTTCAGCAAAAGATGCCGTTAAACTGGTTGACGACAATAATGTGATCATCATTTCAACCCGTAAGGCTGAAGATTATGCAAAGGTACACCTCCAGAATGCAATTAATCTGGAAATGAAATCACTCTATGTTGAAGGACCGATTGAAGGACTCTTAAAAAGCGCTGCAGAAATGGCTAAGATATTTGGCCAGAACGGTGTTGACCCGTCAAAAACCATAATTATTTATGACAATGGTAAATACGTATATGCTACTTACATGTACTGGATTCTCGATTACCTGGGTTACACAAATGTTAAAGTTCTCGATGGCCATATGACAGGCTGGCGAGCTGCACGTGGTCCGGTAACAAAAACACCTTCCAGTAAATCAGCAATTACTGTGACCCCAAAACTGAGAACCGGGATTTTTTGCGACTACAACTATGTGAAAGGCAAATTGAATAATGCAGGGACAATGATCGTGGATGTTTCGAGCGAAAAAGAGTTCGGCGAAGGACATATTCCGGGAGCTATCAGCATGGAAAATAAACTGTTTTTCAACGAAGAATCATCAACCCTGAATTCGAAAGAAGCAATTGAAAAGGTACTTGCTGATCACAAAATTGACAAGAACAAAGAAATAATTCTGTATTGCGCTTCAAGTGCCCGTACCGGAACTGTGTATCTGGCAATG